In one Micromonospora polyrhachis genomic region, the following are encoded:
- a CDS encoding FUSC family protein: MATRKESRESKERKGRSSKLHIDGVALDTDAQRISEAVTQLRRRSVLTLEDRVYRVRINFGLAAQAALAAALAWTVGHEVLGNPEPVFAPIAAVGTIASSLGQRLRRTFELIVGVALGIAVGDGLLIAIGTGPWQLGLIVGLSIIVSIALGGGPAVVTQAAATGVLIATLSPTTRNLEFPRVIDALVGGIVGLLVVAVLLPANPLRLVDKTARRALDILTKQLSTTADALSAGDAKQAQHALDCLQEVEERMDELQDALEGGRETVLLSPVRWHRRGALVRYVESAEFINHAVHNSGTLVRRAVTVLEDGEPVPPTLPLAVSNLADTVRQLVQELGRGARPEATRELALRAVSEAGRAYEDGVGFSGSVVVAQVRTTASDLLRATGLERSEANQLVRQAIGNATQSTAEMSPHTHTEDF, translated from the coding sequence ATGGCCACGCGGAAGGAGTCGAGGGAGTCGAAGGAGCGGAAGGGCAGGTCGAGCAAACTACACATAGACGGAGTCGCGCTCGACACCGACGCCCAGCGCATCTCCGAGGCCGTGACGCAGTTGCGTCGTAGGTCCGTCCTGACACTGGAGGACCGGGTCTACCGGGTGCGGATCAATTTCGGCCTCGCCGCGCAGGCCGCTCTCGCCGCCGCGCTGGCCTGGACCGTCGGCCACGAGGTGCTGGGCAATCCGGAACCGGTCTTCGCCCCGATCGCGGCGGTCGGCACCATCGCCTCCTCACTCGGCCAGCGGCTGCGCCGGACCTTTGAACTGATCGTCGGGGTGGCGCTGGGCATCGCCGTCGGCGACGGACTGCTGATCGCCATCGGCACCGGGCCGTGGCAACTCGGTCTCATCGTCGGGCTCTCCATCATCGTCTCCATCGCGCTAGGTGGCGGCCCTGCGGTGGTGACCCAGGCGGCGGCCACCGGCGTGCTGATCGCCACGCTCAGCCCGACCACTCGGAACCTGGAGTTCCCCCGGGTCATTGACGCCCTGGTGGGCGGGATCGTCGGGCTGCTGGTGGTGGCGGTCCTGCTGCCGGCCAATCCGTTGCGGCTGGTGGACAAGACCGCGCGCCGAGCCCTCGACATCCTGACCAAACAGCTCTCGACAACGGCGGACGCGCTTTCCGCCGGGGATGCCAAGCAGGCGCAGCATGCCCTGGACTGCCTCCAGGAGGTCGAGGAGCGGATGGACGAGTTGCAGGACGCGCTGGAGGGCGGGCGGGAGACCGTACTCCTTTCTCCGGTCCGCTGGCACCGGCGCGGTGCCCTGGTGCGATACGTGGAGAGTGCCGAGTTCATCAACCACGCGGTGCACAACAGCGGCACCCTGGTCCGGCGGGCGGTCACCGTGCTGGAGGACGGTGAACCGGTGCCGCCGACCCTGCCGCTGGCGGTGTCCAACCTCGCCGACACGGTGCGCCAACTGGTCCAGGAACTGGGCCGGGGCGCCAGACCCGAGGCGACCCGGGAGTTGGCGCTGCGCGCGGTCAGCGAGGCCGGCCGGGCCTACGAAGACGGGGTCGGCTTCTCCGGCAGCGTGGTGGTGGCGCAGGTCCGGACCACCGCGAGCGACCTGCTCCGGGCCACCGGTCTGGAGCGGTCCGAGGCCAACCAACTGGTACGCCAGGCGATCGGCAACGCCACGCAGTCCACGGCGGAGATGTCCCCGCACACCCACACCGAGGACTTCTGA
- a CDS encoding PrsW family intramembrane metalloprotease, which yields MRPGNPVVGGYADRMADTPPGGAPHPSPPPSPAGPTYPSAAPQPATGPVVVQARKSGLTWLRVLVMVGAILFIAACAVYMLFELGESLGVTALLIGLGAAILPVPVLVACFLWLDRYEPEPMKYLVFCFAWGAFVSTAASLNVNGWAASLFSDWGLPDALVAVLVAPFIEELTKTLGPILLLIFRRREWSGITDGLVYCGLSAVGFAMVENILYLGGHGYAAGAEQYGPATGAQQVFLIFIMRILLSGFAHPLFTSMAGVGLGIAARSADRRVRFLAPVAGLLLAMMLHGTWNLVPSLVQATGEALILLYGYIGLMVPIFFGMVGLAIWLRGWEGRLVERTLPDYVHAGWLTPPEVASLASLGRRHSARRWARRVAGDAGAKAMQGYQLAATRLALLRDGLRRGLDTKPAALARIAQEEQQLLAEISACRQVFVGRDPQAPVGIWDGVRYHLVFPDGVRRAVAAPEEPVVPVPVVLAPPPMPATPGGYRPPAGPYGPPYRVPPPGGLPVSRPTGNWGAPPT from the coding sequence ATGCGTCCCGGAAACCCGGTGGTGGGTGGATACGCTGACCGCATGGCCGACACCCCACCCGGCGGTGCCCCGCACCCGTCGCCGCCGCCCTCACCCGCCGGTCCGACGTATCCGTCGGCCGCACCGCAGCCGGCTACCGGCCCGGTGGTGGTGCAGGCGCGCAAGAGTGGACTGACCTGGTTGCGTGTCCTGGTCATGGTGGGCGCGATCCTGTTCATCGCCGCCTGCGCCGTCTACATGCTCTTCGAACTCGGTGAGAGTCTCGGGGTCACCGCGCTGCTGATCGGTCTCGGTGCGGCGATCCTCCCGGTTCCGGTACTGGTGGCCTGCTTCCTCTGGCTCGACCGGTATGAGCCCGAGCCGATGAAGTACCTCGTCTTCTGCTTCGCCTGGGGGGCGTTCGTCTCCACCGCCGCGTCGTTGAACGTCAACGGCTGGGCGGCGAGTCTCTTCTCCGACTGGGGACTGCCGGACGCGCTGGTGGCGGTGCTGGTCGCCCCGTTCATCGAGGAGCTGACCAAGACCCTCGGGCCGATCCTGCTGCTGATCTTCCGGCGGCGTGAATGGTCCGGCATCACCGACGGTCTTGTCTACTGTGGACTTTCGGCGGTCGGGTTCGCGATGGTGGAGAACATCCTCTACCTCGGCGGGCACGGCTACGCCGCCGGTGCGGAGCAGTACGGCCCGGCCACCGGGGCACAGCAGGTATTCCTCATCTTCATCATGCGGATCCTGCTGTCCGGGTTCGCCCATCCGCTGTTCACCTCGATGGCCGGGGTCGGACTGGGGATCGCCGCCCGGTCGGCCGACCGCCGGGTCCGGTTTCTCGCCCCGGTGGCCGGGCTGCTGCTGGCGATGATGCTGCACGGCACCTGGAACCTCGTGCCGTCACTGGTCCAGGCCACCGGCGAGGCGTTGATCCTGCTCTACGGCTACATCGGGCTGATGGTGCCGATCTTCTTCGGCATGGTCGGGCTGGCCATCTGGCTACGCGGTTGGGAGGGACGGCTCGTCGAACGCACCCTGCCCGACTACGTCCACGCCGGCTGGCTCACCCCGCCGGAGGTCGCCTCACTCGCCAGCCTCGGCCGGCGACACTCGGCCCGACGCTGGGCCCGCCGGGTAGCCGGGGACGCCGGTGCCAAGGCGATGCAGGGCTACCAACTCGCCGCGACCCGACTGGCCCTGCTCCGCGACGGGCTACGGCGGGGGCTGGACACCAAACCGGCCGCCCTCGCCCGGATCGCCCAGGAGGAGCAGCAGTTGCTGGCCGAGATATCCGCCTGCCGGCAGGTCTTCGTCGGCCGCGACCCACAGGCACCGGTCGGTATCTGGGACGGTGTCCGCTATCACCTGGTCTTCCCGGATGGCGTCAGGCGTGCGGTGGCCGCCCCGGAGGAGCCGGTGGTGCCGGTACCGGTCGTGCTGGCCCCACCGCCGATGCCAGCCACTCCCGGTGGCTACCGGCCACCGGCCGGGCCGTACGGTCCGCCGTACCGCGTCCCGCCGCCGGGCGGGCTACCCGTCTCGCGGCCCACCGGGAACTGGGGAGCCCCGCCGACATAG
- a CDS encoding FAD-binding oxidoreductase, translated as MTGTPLLDDLRAALGDDGVLTDPDLLRGYQRDEADLCVAGMPAVVTRPRNTAEVVAVVQTAARYGVPVVPQGARTGLAGAANAVDGAVVLSTAAMAEILEIDPVNRIAVVQPGVVNAVLAGEVGKLGLRYPPDPGSWESSTIGGNVSTNAGGMCCVKYGVTTEYVLGLEVVLASGEVLRTGRRTAKGVAGYDLTRLFVGSEGTLGVITEITVALRPAPEESLTLVAVFPSTAAAGTAVAEISARGLTPSLLELLDQTHLRAIEAHQPMGLRTDARALLLAASDTGPRAAADLERLAEVCEAAGADEVFAATDQIEAAALLQARRMAHPAMERFAAEAFPGGNGGLIIDDVAVPRGSLAALLDGVERIAEECGVAIGVVGHAGDGNMHPNIVVDRADPASVERGRRAFDEIMRLALAMGGTCTGEHGVGLLKREWLAQEIGPVGVRVHQAIKAALDPTGLFNPGKIL; from the coding sequence GTGACTGGTACCCCTCTGCTCGACGACCTCCGGGCTGCCCTCGGCGACGACGGCGTCTTGACCGATCCTGACCTGCTCCGCGGCTACCAGCGGGACGAGGCGGATCTGTGCGTGGCCGGGATGCCGGCCGTGGTCACCCGCCCCCGCAACACCGCCGAGGTCGTCGCGGTGGTCCAGACCGCCGCGCGATACGGGGTTCCGGTGGTGCCCCAGGGGGCCCGGACCGGGTTGGCTGGTGCGGCCAACGCCGTCGATGGTGCGGTGGTCCTCTCCACCGCCGCGATGGCCGAGATCCTGGAGATCGATCCGGTCAACCGCATCGCCGTGGTACAGCCGGGCGTGGTCAACGCCGTGCTGGCGGGCGAGGTCGGCAAGCTCGGCCTGCGTTACCCGCCCGACCCGGGCTCCTGGGAGTCGTCCACCATCGGCGGGAACGTCTCCACCAACGCCGGCGGCATGTGCTGCGTCAAGTACGGCGTGACCACCGAGTACGTGCTCGGGCTGGAGGTGGTGCTCGCCTCCGGTGAGGTGCTGCGCACCGGCCGTCGTACCGCCAAGGGGGTCGCCGGCTACGACCTGACCCGGCTCTTCGTCGGCTCGGAGGGCACCCTCGGGGTGATCACCGAGATCACCGTCGCCCTGCGGCCCGCCCCGGAGGAGTCACTGACCCTGGTCGCGGTCTTCCCGTCCACGGCGGCGGCCGGGACGGCGGTGGCCGAGATCTCCGCCCGGGGCCTCACCCCGAGTCTGCTGGAGTTGCTGGACCAGACCCACCTGCGGGCAATCGAGGCACATCAGCCGATGGGGTTGCGTACGGACGCCCGTGCCCTGCTGCTCGCCGCGTCCGACACCGGTCCCCGGGCCGCGGCGGACCTGGAACGACTGGCCGAGGTGTGCGAGGCGGCCGGGGCGGACGAGGTGTTCGCGGCGACCGACCAGATCGAGGCCGCCGCGTTGTTGCAGGCCCGGCGGATGGCCCATCCGGCGATGGAGCGGTTCGCCGCCGAGGCGTTCCCCGGCGGCAACGGTGGCCTGATCATCGACGATGTGGCGGTCCCCCGGGGGTCGCTGGCCGCCCTGCTCGACGGGGTGGAGCGCATCGCCGAGGAGTGTGGCGTGGCGATCGGGGTGGTGGGGCACGCCGGGGACGGCAACATGCACCCGAACATCGTGGTCGACCGGGCCGACCCGGCCAGCGTCGAGCGGGGCCGGCGGGCCTTTGACGAGATCATGCGGCTCGCGCTCGCGATGGGCGGGACCTGTACCGGCGAGCACGGGGTCGGCCTGCTCAAGCGGGAGTGGTTGGCCCAGGAGATCGGCCCGGTGGGGGTACGCGTGCACCAGGCGATCAAGGCGGCGCTGGATCCGACCGGTCTGTTCAACCCGGGCAAGATTCTCTAA
- a CDS encoding serine/threonine-protein kinase gives MVGRTGVAMPDITPLSSHDPRSVGPYRLLGRLGAGGQGVVYLGQDGTGQRVAVKVINNLGPDPRARSRFVREIAAARRVASFCTAQILFAEVDGDSPYVVSEFIQGPTLHRHVREQGPISGNALHRLAVGIATALTTIHRSDVIHCDLKPDNVILGVDGPRVIDFGIARALDLTETMTRQIMGTAPYMAPERFRNHDVGPASDVFAWAATMAYAASGRPPFGNDSISAVMQRVLYAPPDLPGLPDALHELIRECLHKDPQFRPTAEQVLLRLLGYTARSSTTMPLDAVLREGNVRATAPVPAHPTASRPARTTPAQTMPAPIPAQTAPAPTLTPTIRTQPEPVRRSTWSRRLRRECTDVWGISTAIFLGMVGTAVGYAASVEASTAATTGAVTFAVVYGVRVLVATALGGRADSTSTLSTARQTTSAPPSTSGPDSRDG, from the coding sequence ATGGTCGGGCGGACAGGGGTGGCGATGCCGGATATCACACCGCTGAGTTCGCATGATCCACGGTCGGTCGGGCCATATCGCCTGCTCGGCCGGCTGGGTGCGGGCGGACAGGGCGTCGTCTACCTGGGGCAGGACGGCACGGGGCAGCGCGTCGCGGTGAAGGTGATCAACAACCTGGGCCCGGATCCCCGAGCCAGGTCACGGTTCGTCAGGGAGATCGCCGCTGCCCGGCGGGTCGCGTCCTTCTGTACCGCGCAGATCCTCTTCGCCGAGGTGGACGGGGACTCACCATATGTGGTCAGCGAGTTCATCCAGGGGCCCACGCTGCACCGGCACGTCCGGGAGCAGGGTCCGATCTCCGGGAACGCGTTGCACCGGTTGGCCGTCGGCATCGCCACCGCACTCACCACGATCCACCGCTCGGACGTGATCCACTGCGACCTGAAGCCGGACAACGTCATTCTCGGCGTGGACGGCCCACGGGTCATCGACTTCGGCATCGCCCGGGCTCTCGACCTCACCGAGACGATGACCAGGCAGATCATGGGCACCGCGCCGTACATGGCCCCGGAGCGGTTCCGCAACCACGATGTCGGTCCCGCGAGTGACGTGTTCGCCTGGGCGGCGACCATGGCGTACGCGGCATCCGGCCGACCGCCGTTCGGCAACGACTCGATCAGTGCCGTGATGCAACGGGTGCTCTACGCTCCGCCCGACCTACCCGGACTACCCGATGCGCTCCATGAGCTGATCAGGGAGTGCCTGCACAAGGACCCACAGTTCCGCCCCACCGCCGAGCAGGTTCTGCTGCGGCTGCTCGGATACACCGCCCGATCCTCAACGACCATGCCGCTTGACGCGGTCCTCCGGGAAGGCAACGTCCGGGCCACCGCACCGGTACCCGCCCACCCGACGGCCAGTCGGCCGGCGCGGACCACCCCGGCGCAGACCATGCCGGCCCCGATACCAGCACAGACCGCCCCGGCGCCGACCCTGACACCGACCATCCGGACCCAGCCCGAGCCCGTACGACGAAGCACCTGGTCCCGACGGTTGCGTCGGGAGTGCACGGACGTCTGGGGCATCTCGACCGCGATCTTCCTCGGAATGGTCGGGACGGCGGTCGGCTACGCCGCGTCCGTTGAGGCCAGCACCGCGGCGACTACCGGCGCCGTGACGTTCGCCGTGGTCTACGGAGTGCGCGTCCTGGTCGCCACCGCGCTGGGCGGCCGGGCAGATTCCACCAGCACCCTTTCGACCGCCAGGCAAACCACCTCCGCGCCGCCGTCCACCTCAGGTCCTGACTCGCGGGACGGATGA
- a CDS encoding protealysin inhibitor emfourin — protein sequence MGIHRGRYLLPLAVTGALLVLVTAGCTGGGNPSPAPGGSTPTPEPSTSTPSGPVGTSPGQPPVGTSPGHPPAGDGAVTIVRTGGFAGVWQSLTVAGDGRWTYHDRPNDRDVETGALTAAQRTRLRTLLADPALAAEATRKPGPPACADGFSYTLTTGSSTVSWLDCGDAPKTAGSVVRLLEDATAL from the coding sequence ATGGGCATTCATCGCGGGCGATATCTTCTGCCGTTGGCCGTCACCGGCGCACTGCTGGTGCTCGTAACGGCCGGATGCACGGGGGGTGGGAACCCGTCGCCAGCGCCGGGTGGCTCCACTCCGACCCCCGAGCCGTCGACGAGTACCCCGTCCGGGCCGGTCGGGACCTCACCCGGTCAGCCGCCGGTCGGGACCTCACCCGGTCACCCGCCGGCCGGTGACGGCGCGGTCACGATCGTCCGTACCGGCGGTTTCGCGGGCGTCTGGCAGTCCCTGACCGTTGCCGGCGACGGTAGGTGGACCTACCACGATCGCCCGAACGACCGGGACGTGGAGACCGGTGCGCTCACCGCCGCACAGCGGACGCGACTGCGTACGCTGCTGGCCGACCCGGCCCTGGCTGCCGAGGCCACCCGCAAGCCCGGCCCGCCCGCCTGCGCTGACGGCTTCTCCTACACCCTGACCACCGGTTCGTCGACCGTCTCCTGGCTGGATTGCGGCGACGCCCCGAAGACCGCCGGCTCGGTGGTCCGGCTGTTGGAGGACGCTACCGCCCTGTAG
- a CDS encoding GNAT family N-acetyltransferase, giving the protein MPTHELVICPATAGDLDVVGDIYAHYVTSSVATFDENPPEASDWQRKLDDLNARHLPFLIARAGDEIVGFAYAAPWRVKPAYRYSVEDTIYLAPDRTGRGTGRALLDALLRQCAASGVRQVIAVIADTGSDASVTLHRSVGFREVGRLTGVGHKHGRWIDTVLMQLDLTDQS; this is encoded by the coding sequence GTGCCAACCCATGAGCTGGTCATCTGCCCGGCGACAGCCGGGGATCTGGACGTGGTTGGCGACATCTACGCCCACTACGTCACCAGCAGCGTCGCCACGTTCGACGAGAATCCACCCGAGGCCTCCGACTGGCAGCGCAAGCTCGACGATCTGAACGCCCGCCACCTTCCGTTCCTGATCGCGAGAGCCGGCGACGAGATAGTCGGATTTGCCTACGCCGCTCCCTGGCGCGTGAAACCGGCCTATCGGTACTCGGTCGAGGACACGATCTACCTCGCACCCGACCGGACCGGCCGTGGAACGGGCCGTGCGTTGCTGGATGCCCTGCTGCGCCAATGTGCGGCAAGCGGCGTACGGCAGGTCATCGCGGTCATCGCCGACACCGGCAGCGACGCGTCGGTCACGCTGCACCGTTCCGTCGGTTTTCGCGAGGTGGGCAGACTGACCGGGGTGGGGCACAAACACGGTCGCTGGATCGACACCGTACTGATGCAACTCGACCTGACCGACCAGAGCTGA
- a CDS encoding aminotransferase class V-fold PLP-dependent enzyme yields MRTSRSPLPAVSVPWTAPRRRLGRTGPKAPARPGALGVLGVAGQINLDYAATAPCAQVAADAVAELLPWYASVHRGAGALSQRCTLAYERARQTVGDFLGARPDDHVVFTRNTTDALNLLARVLPTGTRVVTFDGEHHANLLPWPIGTVRLPVPASPGSAVRALDAALRELRRGTDGTAPILVAVTGASNVTGECWPVTELSLIARRHGARIAVDAAQLAPHVPVSVSDLEVDYLAISGHKLYAPFGTGALVGRADWLDAAPPYLAGGGATAYVGAATHDVRWNTGPGRHEAGTPNLLGAVALGAVCAALDTADRAALCASEQALLSRLRSGLTALPGVVELSTFAPDSPRVGIVSFVVAGRDSAEVAAVLANEHGIGVRDGLFCAHPLARRLLAEASARSGRADLPATALRASIGLGSTAEEIDRLLDALPTVG; encoded by the coding sequence ATGCGCACTTCTCGTTCCCCCCTGCCCGCTGTGTCCGTACCGTGGACGGCACCGCGCCGCCGCCTCGGCCGTACCGGTCCGAAGGCCCCCGCCCGACCCGGTGCGCTCGGCGTCCTCGGGGTCGCCGGTCAGATCAACCTCGACTACGCGGCCACCGCGCCGTGCGCGCAGGTGGCGGCCGACGCGGTGGCCGAGCTACTCCCCTGGTACGCCAGCGTGCATCGGGGCGCTGGCGCGCTGTCGCAACGCTGCACCCTCGCCTACGAGCGGGCCCGACAGACCGTAGGCGACTTCCTGGGAGCCCGCCCCGACGACCACGTCGTCTTCACCCGCAACACCACCGACGCGCTGAACCTGCTGGCCCGGGTGCTGCCCACCGGCACCCGAGTGGTCACCTTCGACGGCGAGCACCACGCCAACCTGCTGCCCTGGCCCATCGGCACGGTACGGCTACCGGTGCCCGCCTCCCCGGGATCCGCCGTCCGGGCGCTGGACGCCGCGCTACGCGAGCTACGCCGGGGTACGGACGGCACGGCACCGATCCTGGTCGCCGTGACCGGGGCCAGCAACGTCACCGGAGAGTGCTGGCCAGTCACCGAACTGTCCCTGATCGCCCGGCGGCACGGGGCACGGATCGCGGTCGACGCGGCCCAACTCGCCCCCCACGTGCCGGTAAGTGTCAGCGACCTCGAAGTCGACTACCTGGCGATATCCGGACACAAGCTCTACGCACCGTTCGGGACCGGTGCGTTGGTGGGACGGGCGGACTGGCTCGACGCCGCACCGCCGTACCTGGCCGGGGGCGGGGCCACGGCGTACGTCGGTGCCGCGACCCACGACGTACGGTGGAACACCGGCCCGGGCCGGCACGAAGCCGGCACCCCCAACCTGCTCGGCGCGGTCGCCCTGGGCGCGGTCTGTGCCGCGCTCGACACGGCGGACCGGGCCGCGCTCTGCGCCAGCGAGCAGGCCCTGCTCAGTCGGCTTCGCAGCGGTCTCACCGCCCTCCCCGGCGTGGTGGAGTTGAGCACGTTCGCCCCCGACTCGCCCCGGGTGGGCATCGTGTCCTTCGTGGTCGCCGGTCGGGATTCCGCGGAGGTGGCCGCCGTACTCGCCAACGAACACGGCATCGGGGTACGGGACGGTCTCTTCTGCGCTCATCCGCTGGCCCGACGACTCCTCGCCGAAGCGTCGGCCCGGAGCGGGCGCGCCGACCTGCCGGCAACCGCGTTACGGGCCAGCATCGGCCTGGGCAGCACCGCCGAGGAGATCGACCGGCTGCTCGACGCGCTGCCCACCGTCGGCTGA
- a CDS encoding glycerol-3-phosphate dehydrogenase/oxidase, which translates to MRDPNVSRYVAGQLSPTRRAADLRRLRSERFDVLVIGGGVTGAGAALDAASRGLKVALVEARDYAAGTSSRSSKLIHGGLRYLEQLELGLVHEALTERGLLATRLAPHLVRPVPILVPLPAHAGASGLAARAWQRSYYGAGVAAYDAFAGVFGGGRGMPLHRHLTREGTRRVFPGLRPDAVAGAIRYYDGQVDDARLVVTLARTAASLGATVVTSARAVGLLRQAREVTGVRVRDMEARPGSPDAEFEVRARTVIAATGVWTDDMSRMLNDVGLRPGLRVRASKGVHLVVPRSAISGEAGLILRTATSVLFVIPWGGHWIIGTTDTDWQLDRSHPAASAHDIEYLLNQVNPVLERPLSTSDIEGVYAGLRPLLAGEADSTSKLSREHAVFEPMLGLLLVAGGKYTTYRVMAADVVDQAVRRLGAGRPSRTADLPLLGADGYATMWRDRADLARRHGTPVGVVEHLLERYGTLTIELLDLIAAEPLLGSPLAGAPEYLAAEVAYAARAEGALHLDDVLTRRTRISFETTHRGTESAEHAAEIMGAVLGWDDTVRAREVEHYLARVAAERQSQQMPDDATADAARLGAPDVRGFAADRGIEEGVPEGQQH; encoded by the coding sequence GTGCGTGACCCCAACGTCTCCCGGTACGTCGCTGGCCAGCTCTCCCCGACCCGACGCGCGGCCGATCTGCGGCGACTGCGCAGCGAACGTTTCGACGTGCTCGTCATCGGTGGCGGGGTGACCGGTGCCGGCGCGGCTCTGGACGCCGCCTCCCGGGGCCTGAAGGTTGCCCTGGTCGAGGCGCGTGACTACGCGGCTGGCACGTCCAGCCGGTCCAGCAAACTGATCCACGGCGGGCTGCGCTACCTGGAGCAGTTGGAGCTCGGGCTGGTCCACGAGGCGCTCACCGAGCGGGGGCTGCTGGCCACCCGGCTCGCCCCGCACCTGGTCCGCCCGGTGCCGATCCTGGTGCCGCTGCCCGCCCACGCCGGGGCGTCCGGGCTGGCCGCCCGCGCCTGGCAACGGTCCTACTACGGTGCCGGGGTGGCGGCCTACGACGCGTTCGCCGGGGTCTTCGGCGGAGGCCGGGGCATGCCGCTGCATCGCCACCTGACCCGCGAGGGGACCCGGCGCGTCTTCCCGGGCCTGCGGCCGGACGCGGTCGCCGGGGCGATCCGCTACTACGACGGTCAGGTCGACGACGCCCGGCTGGTGGTCACCCTGGCCCGTACCGCGGCGAGCCTCGGTGCGACCGTCGTGACCAGTGCCCGCGCCGTCGGCCTGCTGCGGCAGGCGCGCGAGGTGACCGGGGTGCGGGTCCGCGACATGGAGGCCCGGCCGGGCTCACCCGACGCCGAGTTCGAGGTGCGCGCCCGTACGGTGATCGCGGCCACCGGCGTCTGGACCGACGACATGTCGCGGATGCTCAACGACGTGGGGCTCCGCCCCGGCCTGCGGGTCCGGGCGTCCAAGGGGGTGCACCTGGTGGTGCCCCGTTCGGCGATCAGTGGCGAGGCGGGGCTGATCCTGCGTACGGCGACGTCGGTGCTCTTCGTCATCCCGTGGGGCGGGCACTGGATCATCGGCACCACGGACACCGACTGGCAACTCGACCGCTCCCACCCGGCGGCCTCGGCCCACGACATCGAATACCTGTTGAACCAGGTCAACCCGGTCCTCGAACGACCGTTGTCCACATCGGACATCGAAGGCGTGTACGCCGGGCTGCGTCCGCTGCTCGCCGGTGAGGCCGACTCGACCTCCAAGCTCTCCCGCGAGCACGCGGTCTTCGAGCCGATGCTCGGCCTGCTGCTGGTCGCCGGCGGCAAGTACACCACCTATCGGGTGATGGCCGCCGACGTGGTGGACCAGGCGGTTCGGCGGCTCGGTGCTGGACGCCCGTCGCGTACCGCCGATCTGCCGCTGTTGGGGGCGGACGGCTACGCCACGATGTGGCGGGACCGGGCCGACCTGGCTCGCCGGCACGGCACGCCGGTGGGCGTGGTGGAACACCTGCTGGAGCGCTACGGCACCCTCACCATCGAGTTGCTGGACCTGATCGCGGCCGAGCCGCTGTTGGGATCGCCGCTGGCCGGGGCACCGGAATACCTGGCCGCCGAGGTCGCGTACGCGGCTCGGGCCGAAGGGGCACTACACCTGGACGACGTGCTGACCCGGCGTACCCGGATCTCGTTCGAGACCACGCACCGGGGCACCGAGTCGGCCGAACACGCGGCCGAGATCATGGGAGCGGTGCTGGGCTGGGACGACACCGTACGGGCCCGGGAGGTCGAGCACTACCTGGCCCGGGTGGCGGCGGAACGGCAGTCGCAGCAGATGCCGGACGACGCCACCGCGGACGCGGCTCGGCTCGGTGCGCCGGATGTCCGGGGCTTCGCCGCCGACCGGGGAATCGAGGAGGGAGTGCCCGAGGGGCAGCAGCACTGA
- a CDS encoding GroES family chaperonin, whose protein sequence is MTAVSHHDDAGLPIRLLHDRVLVQLEGNEGERRSTAGIVIPATASMGRRLSWASAVGVGPNVRSIVVGDRVLFDPDDRSEVELHGRGYVMLRERDVHAVAAARVEPDSTGLYL, encoded by the coding sequence GTGACCGCCGTTTCGCACCACGACGACGCTGGCCTGCCCATCCGCCTGCTGCACGACCGCGTCCTGGTCCAGCTCGAAGGCAACGAGGGTGAGCGTCGCTCCACCGCCGGCATCGTCATTCCGGCGACCGCCTCGATGGGTCGCCGGCTGTCCTGGGCGTCGGCGGTCGGCGTGGGCCCCAACGTACGTTCCATCGTGGTCGGCGACCGGGTGCTCTTCGACCCGGACGACCGCTCGGAGGTCGAACTGCACGGGCGGGGTTACGTCATGCTCCGGGAACGGGACGTGCACGCGGTGGCCGCCGCCCGGGTCGAGCCCGACTCCACCGGCCTCTACCTCTGA